Proteins encoded in a region of the Clostridium butyricum genome:
- a CDS encoding diguanylate cyclase: MSGMRTVNNRYLIDEEISNEENYCKYTVRDCESYDRFILIILKNDFTYEKTQEYLLNKFKTIKNLNCSNVINLLEFQIIYNIDGIKLDKYQYGYLMEYIDVPVSVQEYIGVCTTKEKIDIFMELCAVINTLNIKGYIFKDITWKDIVLFYDKTKNVHLKIDNILQNEISKVSLINVSRNEKPYPYNIENVDESTILKDNISEIIQFLDKMFTDEELYGELKELSDIKKRFNQVHTINKSYNLNYFIKCVNNALGKKYDYFLKNTLNIIEDNIDIIGREEEIKIIEKNYKNILESKIKYKVIGFNGDTGSGKTRLLNEIKYILENKYFKNITYIDNFISKSKNETYKNILGYIKNKCDRALYDKYDIYIKKFISTCLEGDYDNVLNYDNNQQFQLINRVGKFIREYTNSNPLVLLIDDLDKKNKGLKELVRYLSFMGNSLENIMIVFSLNENSCDDEFLEYLNELKMVEQYEEYKINFFNQYDTTKMIKNILNTNKSLGKLSNKIYSETLGNPQYIREVIEELYSNDILYFDEESSKWRTHVNIREILIPKTLEKKLETSLSSLNEYEIGILKLLSIYETPLSEKIIFKIINNIEQIRIYNTLKNKGYFIDKISDQGLLVGFSNNLLRNILYLKLDKEKKRCMHKDAANLLKETLHSTDYYMEEFLFHLEECFDFETLCIYALKYAEKLKSCANYEKALSYYKKVLKYSKSDRIEAAIRIAKIHEKLSNHKKSFEYYEKAKKIAIEEKNINIKSYVMLEMVIIQINSSININSDIEKTLIDIRISLDNINSPKEEAYYNYALSLKYRAQFNYKMAIESAKKALNICKNNEINGDIYAWSMVTLATIYIKYSMYNEAKELFLKALEVFAKNKNNNGIIISRIMSTYIDSEEGKPYKSILEEYHDIERLSNKLKLYKRTILTLIYISKFYISQDKYQEAEECLLKALAIEREEGIDFYSLNICTNLCIVYLNIGKLKLAVKYYSLVKQMQKVVPLLEEDIISINSTNTFYNMFIHNNIKAYEYLNEEFNFNKITRCVYYMLKLYICNNDGEIRKTYKELLEKINGLNNNNRKLKIRVSSIKTILDLGYYETAKEFFYEMNEYPKDYNTEGIYVYLEFKFKNRNSYNFLINKALRLCTVINDKRICADLYGVIAEKYEELSCNVFALNNYYESIGLHIDIINILNEEDKIIYANNSRFLDVRKKLIFCLREKMNYKMVYSNIEKINYIEELNLIIDEISIKNTLSDRNMYKLMQKTYEKCYYNDFSSSYDLFNSFTSDILENMENVMKHMARITLADKAILVIENSNGENNIICTYRLSDKKETDRYFSLKLESEEDVIVVSNNHNRLDHLNDEVLKHGIKSCIYMKLRNKDKSINSESSVNGQLILIATNAVNYINSESKKKIEKFKPFLTFLLEKYKLTISSTLDKLTSVYNRKYFEESLVYLLEKSSFNNSEFAVIMFDIDDFKGVNDKYGHQVGDEVLIKLTKEVKRSIGRSDIIGRYGGEEFVVLLPSVDKLKAINMAEKIRNNVEDARILGDKRKVTISIGIAMSGHERINSEEIVNRADQALYMAKHEGKNRYVLWDGEKIISKNTNTNNELSGILSGNSAKDYNFISIIKDVAVIVKSKNSKENKMYEFVLKIMQIIECDSVTLFIIDNNTIINIMSKDRLKDGWNISEKFNFKLVYQTIENKKGMYKVDWDNIGKQDKYGIPDWKSVCIVPVVCNEEVIALIYLSVSVNKKEFTVIDLNKLNFFADMGIPIFE, from the coding sequence ATGAGTGGTATGAGAACTGTTAATAATAGGTACCTAATTGATGAAGAAATAAGTAATGAAGAAAATTATTGCAAATACACTGTTAGAGATTGTGAAAGTTATGATAGATTTATATTAATCATATTAAAAAATGATTTTACATATGAAAAAACTCAAGAATATTTATTGAACAAATTCAAAACCATAAAAAATCTTAACTGCTCAAATGTAATTAATTTATTAGAATTTCAGATTATTTATAACATAGATGGAATAAAGCTTGATAAATATCAGTATGGATATCTTATGGAATACATTGATGTACCAGTTAGTGTACAGGAATACATTGGAGTGTGCACAACAAAAGAAAAGATTGATATATTTATGGAGTTATGTGCAGTAATTAATACTTTAAACATTAAAGGGTATATATTTAAGGATATAACATGGAAAGATATAGTTTTATTTTATGACAAAACAAAAAATGTACATTTAAAAATTGATAATATTTTGCAAAATGAAATAAGCAAGGTTAGTCTTATTAATGTTTCAAGAAATGAAAAGCCTTACCCTTATAATATTGAAAATGTAGATGAATCAACAATATTAAAAGATAATATTAGTGAAATAATACAGTTTTTAGATAAAATGTTTACGGATGAAGAACTATATGGAGAATTGAAAGAACTAAGTGATATAAAAAAAAGGTTTAATCAAGTTCATACAATAAATAAATCATATAATTTGAATTATTTTATAAAATGTGTTAATAACGCCTTAGGCAAAAAGTATGATTATTTTTTAAAAAATACTTTAAATATAATAGAAGATAATATAGATATAATTGGAAGAGAAGAAGAAATAAAAATTATAGAAAAGAATTATAAAAACATACTTGAAAGTAAAATCAAATATAAAGTTATAGGATTTAATGGTGATACTGGTAGTGGAAAAACAAGATTACTGAATGAAATAAAATATATCCTTGAAAATAAGTATTTTAAAAATATAACTTATATTGATAATTTTATAAGCAAGTCAAAGAATGAGACATATAAAAATATATTAGGGTATATAAAGAATAAATGTGATAGAGCTCTTTATGATAAATATGATATTTACATAAAGAAATTTATTTCAACATGCTTAGAGGGTGACTATGATAACGTTTTAAATTATGATAATAACCAGCAGTTTCAACTTATAAATAGAGTAGGAAAGTTTATAAGAGAATATACTAATTCAAATCCACTTGTATTATTAATAGATGATTTAGATAAAAAGAATAAAGGGTTAAAAGAATTGGTGAGATATTTATCATTTATGGGAAATAGTCTAGAAAATATTATGATAGTATTTTCTTTAAATGAAAATAGTTGTGATGATGAATTTTTAGAATACCTTAATGAATTAAAAATGGTTGAACAATATGAAGAGTATAAAATAAATTTTTTCAATCAATATGATACTACAAAAATGATAAAGAATATTTTAAATACAAATAAATCTTTAGGAAAACTTTCAAATAAAATATATTCAGAGACATTAGGAAATCCACAGTATATACGTGAAGTAATAGAAGAATTATATAGTAATGATATTTTGTATTTTGATGAAGAAAGTTCAAAATGGAGAACACATGTAAATATTCGAGAAATTTTAATTCCCAAAACACTTGAAAAAAAACTTGAGACAAGTCTCTCTTCATTGAATGAATATGAAATAGGTATATTAAAACTATTATCAATATATGAAACACCATTATCAGAAAAAATAATTTTTAAAATAATAAATAATATAGAGCAAATAAGAATTTATAATACATTGAAAAATAAGGGATATTTTATAGATAAAATAAGTGACCAAGGATTACTTGTTGGGTTTTCAAATAATCTTTTAAGAAATATATTGTATTTAAAATTAGATAAGGAAAAGAAAAGATGTATGCATAAAGATGCTGCAAATCTGTTAAAAGAGACTTTACATTCAACAGATTATTATATGGAGGAATTTTTGTTTCATCTTGAAGAATGTTTTGATTTTGAAACATTATGCATATATGCTTTGAAGTATGCAGAAAAACTTAAATCATGTGCAAATTATGAAAAAGCATTATCATATTATAAAAAAGTTTTAAAATATTCAAAGAGTGATCGTATTGAAGCAGCAATAAGAATTGCTAAAATTCATGAAAAACTTTCAAATCATAAGAAAAGCTTTGAATATTATGAAAAAGCAAAAAAAATTGCAATTGAAGAAAAGAATATTAATATAAAATCTTATGTAATGCTTGAAATGGTAATAATACAGATTAATTCATCTATAAATATAAACTCAGATATTGAAAAAACTTTAATTGATATAAGAATTAGTTTAGACAATATAAATTCACCTAAAGAAGAAGCATATTATAATTATGCTTTATCATTAAAATACAGAGCACAATTTAATTATAAAATGGCGATAGAGTCAGCTAAGAAAGCACTTAATATATGTAAAAATAATGAGATAAATGGGGATATATATGCTTGGAGTATGGTAACCCTTGCGACTATATATATTAAATATTCAATGTATAATGAAGCAAAGGAACTGTTTTTAAAGGCACTGGAAGTATTCGCGAAAAATAAAAATAATAATGGAATTATAATAAGCAGAATTATGAGCACATATATCGATTCAGAAGAAGGAAAGCCATACAAATCTATACTTGAAGAATATCATGATATAGAGAGATTGAGTAATAAATTAAAATTATATAAGAGAACAATATTGACATTAATATATATATCTAAATTTTATATTAGCCAAGATAAATATCAAGAAGCAGAAGAATGTTTATTAAAAGCGTTAGCTATAGAAAGAGAAGAAGGAATAGATTTTTATTCGCTTAATATATGTACTAATTTATGCATTGTTTATTTAAATATTGGAAAGCTTAAGTTAGCAGTTAAATATTATTCATTAGTAAAGCAGATGCAAAAAGTAGTACCACTTTTAGAGGAGGATATTATTAGTATAAATAGTACAAATACATTCTATAATATGTTTATACATAATAATATAAAAGCTTATGAATATTTAAATGAAGAATTTAACTTTAATAAAATTACTAGATGTGTGTATTATATGTTAAAGCTATATATATGCAATAATGACGGTGAAATAAGAAAAACTTATAAAGAATTATTAGAAAAAATTAATGGTTTGAATAATAATAATAGGAAATTGAAAATTAGAGTTTCATCAATAAAAACTATCTTAGATTTAGGATACTATGAAACGGCAAAAGAGTTTTTTTATGAGATGAATGAATATCCTAAAGATTATAATACAGAGGGGATATATGTTTATCTTGAATTTAAGTTTAAAAATAGGAACTCATATAATTTTTTAATAAATAAAGCATTAAGATTATGTACAGTTATTAATGACAAAAGAATTTGTGCAGATTTATATGGCGTAATTGCAGAAAAATATGAAGAATTAAGTTGCAATGTTTTTGCATTAAATAATTATTATGAATCTATAGGGCTTCACATAGATATAATAAATATATTAAATGAAGAAGATAAGATAATATATGCAAATAATAGTAGATTTTTAGATGTAAGAAAAAAACTTATATTTTGTTTAAGAGAAAAGATGAATTATAAGATGGTGTATTCTAATATTGAAAAAATAAATTATATTGAAGAATTAAATTTAATAATTGATGAAATAAGTATTAAGAACACATTAAGTGATAGAAATATGTATAAGTTGATGCAGAAAACTTATGAAAAATGTTACTATAATGACTTTAGCAGTTCATATGATTTATTTAATTCATTTACAAGCGATATACTTGAAAATATGGAAAATGTAATGAAACATATGGCTAGAATTACGTTGGCAGATAAAGCAATACTTGTTATTGAAAATAGTAACGGAGAAAATAATATAATATGCACATATAGACTCAGTGACAAGAAAGAGACTGATAGGTATTTTTCTTTGAAGCTAGAATCAGAAGAGGATGTAATTGTAGTAAGCAACAATCATAATAGACTTGATCATCTTAATGATGAAGTACTTAAACATGGGATAAAATCGTGTATATATATGAAATTAAGAAATAAGGATAAAAGTATAAATAGTGAGAGCAGTGTAAATGGACAGCTTATATTAATTGCTACTAATGCAGTAAATTATATAAATTCAGAATCAAAAAAGAAAATTGAAAAGTTTAAGCCTTTTTTAACATTTTTACTTGAAAAATATAAATTAACAATAAGTTCTACTTTAGATAAACTTACTTCTGTATATAATAGAAAATATTTTGAAGAATCACTTGTATATTTACTAGAAAAATCAAGCTTCAATAATAGTGAATTTGCAGTAATAATGTTTGATATTGATGATTTTAAAGGAGTTAACGATAAATATGGTCATCAAGTTGGTGATGAGGTTTTAATTAAGCTAACAAAAGAAGTTAAAAGGAGTATAGGTAGAAGTGATATTATAGGAAGATATGGAGGAGAAGAATTTGTAGTTCTTCTTCCAAGTGTTGATAAGTTAAAAGCCATTAATATGGCTGAAAAAATAAGAAATAACGTGGAAGATGCTCGTATTTTAGGAGATAAGAGAAAGGTTACAATAAGTATAGGAATTGCAATGAGTGGCCATGAAAGAATAAATAGTGAAGAAATTGTAAATCGTGCAGATCAAGCATTATATATGGCTAAGCATGAAGGGAAAAATCGATATGTTCTTTGGGATGGAGAAAAAATTATAAGTAAAAATACCAACACCAATAATGAGCTTTCAGGAATATTAAGTGGTAATTCAGCAAAGGATTATAATTTCATTTCTATAATAAAGGATGTTGCTGTCATAGTTAAAAGTAAAAATAGCAAAGAAAATAAAATGTATGAATTTGTACTGAAAATTATGCAGATAATAGAATGCGATAGTGTAACATTATTTATTATTGATAATAATACTATAATTAATATAATGAGTAAAGATAGGTTAAAAGATGGTTGGAATATAAGTGAAAAGTTTAATTTCAAACTTGTATATCAAACTATTGAAAATAAAAAGGGAATGTACAAAGTTGATTGGGACAATATAGGAAAGCAAGATAAATATGGGATACCGGATTGGAAGTCAGTTTGTATAGTTCCAGTAGTTTGTAATGAAGAAGTTATTGCGCTAATATACCTTTCTGTTTCTGTAAATAAAAAGGAATTTACTGTAATTGATTTAAATAAACTTAATTTTTTTG